The nucleotide window GGCCTTGTAGGTCTGCAGGCGGGTAATGAACTCATCGAGGGAGATCGGGTCTTTTTCCCAGGCAAGGCTGTCGTCGTTTCCGATGGAAACGGTGATGGTGCCGGCTGGGTCGCGTGGCTCGGCGGTGGCAGCCTCGGGCAAGCGCACAGTCACACCATTGGACTTGTTCAGCGAGAGGGTGAACAAGACGAAGGTTGCGAGAAGGAAGAAGACGACGTCGATCAAAGGGATGATCTCGATACGTGCCTTCTTGGGACCATTGCCGGAACCACCGGAGGATGCGCCTGCCATAGTAAAATCAGTAAAGGTGAATAAGGAAGTGAGGGGAGCTGGGAGAACACCCCCGGAGGGGTGGGCGCCCGGCCAGCAGGCGGGCGCCCTTCGAAATCAGTTCACCGAGCCTTCAGTCTTCTTGAGGATGAGCTCGAGCGCGTTATTCGCGTCGGCCACCTGATGCTTCGCTTCATCAGCGCGAGCATTGAGAATGTTGTAGGGGATCAG belongs to Opitutaceae bacterium and includes:
- a CDS encoding biopolymer transporter ExbD — its product is MAGASSGGSGNGPKKARIEIIPLIDVVFFLLATFVLFTLSLNKSNGVTVRLPEAATAEPRDPAGTITVSIGNDDSLAWEKDPISLDEFITRLQTYKASAGDEATILVNGDEKAGYSAARYVLDEVRKAGIKKVKIETRAVTTPGR